In Solanum pennellii chromosome 7, SPENNV200, the following are encoded in one genomic region:
- the LOC107026381 gene encoding uncharacterized protein LOC107026381, with the protein MISMGSFVQRLFRINHQTWSLMAFTSSTFSVGPKDSSFLLSNKGYNQILSCVKFLSTSIDPKGGGGKYPFNNAAMSLRLWGCGSSSNDSNISCAGSNNKYMNGFQVFAPPHPILLHDEEEASTSSATKNSNTNNDPSRKGSSAGFFNQDLHDKIVVAVDVDEVLGNFVSALNEFVADRYSSYHSVSEYHVYEFFKIWKCSRDEADIRVHEFFKTSYFKTGIHPIPGSQQTLQKLSRFCNLSIVTSRQNAIKDHTIEWIERHYPGLFQEMHFGNHFALNGKSIAKSDICRSLRANVLIDDNPRYAIECAEVGIKVLLFDYENSYPWSKSESLNGHPMVKKVHNWGEVEHQLASWIVPSNSSPK; encoded by the exons ATGATAAGCATGGGAAGCTTTGTGCAGCGCTTATTTAGAATTAATCATCAAACTTGGTCTTTAATGGCGTTTACATCATCTACCTTTTCTGTTGGACCTAAAGATTCTTCCTTTCTATTATCTAACAaagggtataatcagattttgTCATGTGTTAAGTTTTTATCTACCTCCATTGATCCAAAGGGCGGTGGAGGAAAATACCCTTTTAACAATGCGGCAATGAGTCTCAGGCTTTGGGGTTGTGGTTCTTCttctaatgattcaaatataAGTTGTGCGGGTAGCAACAATAAGTATATGAATGGATTTCAGGTTTTTGCTCCACCCCATCCGATTTTGTTACATGATGAGGAGGAAGCTAGTACTAGTAGTGCTACTAAGAATTCTAATACTAACAATGATCCATCTCGCAAAGGAAGCTCTGCTGGATTCTTTAACCAGGATTTACATGATAAAATTGTTGTAGCTGTTGATGTTGATGAAG TCCTTGGGAACTTTGTTTCAGCTCTCAACGAATTTGTTGCAGATCGTTACTCATCATACCATTCGGTGTCTGAGTATCATGTATATGAATTCTTCAAG ATATGGAAATGCTCAAGAGATGAAG CTGATATCCGTGtccatgaattcttcaagacCTCTTATTTCAAGACCGGAATTCATCCAATTCCCGGTTCTCAACAGACTCTTCAAAAGTTGTCTAGATTCTGTAATCTATCAATTGTGAC GTCCCGGCAAAATGCCATCAAAGATCATACGATTGAGTGGATTGAGAGGCATTATCCAGGTTTGTTTCAGGAAATGCACTTCGGGAATCATTTTGCGCTGAATGGTAAGTCAATAGCCAAATCAGATATTTGCAG GTCCTTGAGAGCAAATGTTTTGATTGATGACAATCCAAGGTATGCTATTGAGTGCGCGGAAGTTGGAATCAAGGTTCTTCTATTTGATTATGAAAATTCATACCCATGGTCGAAAAGCGAGTCACTTAATGGGCATCCCATGGTTAAGAAAGTGCACAACTGGGGAGAAGTGGAGCATCAATTAGCTTCATGGATAGTTCCGTCGAACTCCTCTCCAAAGTAG